In one Paenibacillus sp. JQZ6Y-1 genomic region, the following are encoded:
- a CDS encoding cysteine desulfurase family protein, translating into MNYFDYAATTPPYPEVVRAMSDMMQQHYGNPSSLHRYGEEADRLLRRAREVSAGVLGVQPQELVFTSGATESNNLAIKGAAMRRGRMQGHIVTTSIEHASVYESCRQLEQMGFDVSYVNPEPDGTIALERIQQAFRADTIIFSMMHVNNETGAIQPVEAAARWIRQHHPRTVIHVDGVQAFGKIAALPLHTGIIDLYSLSAHKLRGPRGTGLLYVRQGIELFPLLAGGGQEHGYRSGTEHVAGIAGMTKALRLASERQPQQQQHLSTLSHELRALIGNIPGLVLTEVKQCAPHIVHFTYPGMKAEVVLHSLEQQGYLVSTQSACSSRRAQPSRVLMAMGMSAEQATGGIRISLGDEHTLEDIRQLAAALKQIVTALRPLERRSMS; encoded by the coding sequence ATGAACTATTTTGATTATGCGGCAACGACACCTCCGTATCCTGAGGTAGTACGCGCGATGTCGGACATGATGCAACAGCATTATGGAAATCCTTCTTCGTTACATCGATATGGGGAAGAAGCAGATCGACTCCTTCGTCGTGCGCGTGAAGTCAGTGCGGGTGTGTTAGGCGTGCAGCCGCAAGAGCTGGTATTCACTTCCGGCGCGACCGAAAGCAATAATTTGGCGATCAAAGGGGCGGCGATGCGTCGTGGACGAATGCAGGGTCATATCGTAACGACAAGCATCGAGCATGCTTCTGTCTATGAGTCCTGTCGTCAGCTAGAGCAGATGGGCTTTGACGTGAGCTATGTGAATCCTGAGCCGGATGGCACCATTGCGTTGGAGCGTATTCAGCAGGCTTTTCGTGCCGATACCATTATATTTAGCATGATGCACGTGAATAACGAAACGGGAGCGATTCAACCTGTAGAGGCGGCGGCACGTTGGATTAGGCAGCATCATCCACGTACTGTGATTCATGTAGATGGAGTGCAAGCATTTGGTAAAATTGCTGCACTACCCTTACACACTGGCATCATTGATCTCTATAGCCTGTCTGCTCATAAATTACGTGGTCCACGGGGGACGGGACTGCTATATGTACGTCAGGGGATCGAACTGTTTCCACTGCTAGCAGGTGGTGGGCAGGAGCATGGATACCGTTCTGGTACTGAGCATGTAGCTGGTATCGCTGGGATGACTAAAGCGCTACGTTTAGCATCGGAGCGTCAACCACAGCAGCAGCAACATTTGTCCACATTGTCGCATGAACTGCGTGCACTCATCGGCAACATTCCCGGTCTAGTACTGACTGAGGTTAAACAATGCGCGCCTCATATTGTACATTTTACCTATCCCGGCATGAAAGCCGAAGTGGTACTGCACAGTCTGGAGCAGCAAGGATACCTTGTATCCACACAATCAGCTTGCTCCTCACGTCGGGCGCAGCCGAGTCGGGTACTGATGGCTATGGGCATGAGTGCAGAACAGGCAACTGGTGGCATTCGCATTAGTCTTGGCGATGAACATACGTTAGAAGATATACGTCAATTGGCAGCAGCGCTGAAGCAGATTGTTACGGCACTGCGACCGCTTGAGAGGAGATCAATGTCATGA
- the typA gene encoding translational GTPase TypA, which yields MHLRENIRNIAIIAHVDHGKTTLVDKLLQQSGIFRDHETLQERAMDSNDLERERGITILAKNTAITYKDYLINIVDTPGHADFGGEVERIMKMVDGVLLVVDAYEGCMPQTKFVLRKALEHNLTPIVVVNKIDRPAARPAEVIDEVLELFIELGANDEQLDFPVVYASALNGTSSMEDDPAKQDDNMQAIYETVVSHIPAPTEDVEQPLQFLVTLMDYNEYLGRIAVGRVNRGIIRQGQSVTVINREGQKKTARIEKLFGFQGLKRVEVEEAGGGDIIAIAGIKDINIGETIADSQNPEALPVLKIDEPTLQMTFLVNNSPFAGREGKWVTSRRLRDRLFKELETDVSLRVDETDSPDAYVVSGRGELHLGILIENMRREGYELQVSKPEVIVREIDGVRMEPIERLMIDVPEESMGSVMESLGTRKAEMVNMVNNGSGQVRLEFLIPARGLIGYRTYFLTLTRGYGIMNHAFDSYGPLVAGQVGGRHQGVLVSSENGSSTLYGILSVEDRGTLFVEPGAEIYEGMIVGEHTRDNDIVVNICKEKQLTNVRSATKDDTVKMKTPRLFSLEQALEYLNDDEYCEITPKAIRLRKKILNKSERERAEKHRKTAEAGR from the coding sequence ATGCATTTGAGAGAAAATATCCGCAATATCGCCATTATTGCCCACGTTGACCACGGTAAAACAACACTGGTGGATAAACTGTTGCAACAATCCGGCATTTTCCGCGATCATGAGACTTTGCAGGAGCGCGCAATGGATTCTAACGATCTGGAACGCGAACGCGGTATTACGATTTTGGCTAAAAATACAGCAATTACCTATAAAGACTATCTGATCAACATCGTGGATACACCAGGACACGCCGATTTCGGTGGTGAAGTGGAACGTATCATGAAAATGGTTGACGGCGTACTGCTCGTCGTTGACGCTTACGAAGGTTGTATGCCACAAACGAAATTCGTTCTGCGCAAAGCATTGGAGCACAACCTGACTCCAATCGTTGTCGTGAACAAAATCGACCGTCCGGCAGCACGTCCGGCAGAAGTTATTGATGAAGTACTGGAACTGTTTATCGAGTTGGGCGCTAATGACGAGCAACTGGACTTCCCAGTTGTGTACGCATCCGCACTGAACGGTACATCCAGTATGGAAGATGATCCTGCAAAACAGGATGACAACATGCAAGCGATCTACGAAACAGTTGTTAGCCACATTCCGGCACCAACAGAAGACGTAGAACAACCACTGCAATTCCTCGTTACACTGATGGACTATAACGAATACCTGGGACGTATTGCGGTTGGTCGTGTAAACCGTGGTATTATCCGTCAAGGTCAATCCGTAACAGTTATCAATCGTGAAGGCCAGAAGAAAACAGCTCGTATCGAGAAACTGTTTGGCTTCCAAGGTCTGAAACGTGTTGAAGTTGAAGAAGCAGGCGGCGGTGACATCATCGCAATCGCTGGTATCAAAGACATCAACATCGGTGAAACAATCGCTGATTCACAAAACCCAGAAGCATTGCCGGTTCTGAAAATCGATGAGCCTACACTGCAAATGACATTCCTCGTAAACAACAGTCCGTTCGCGGGCCGCGAAGGCAAATGGGTAACTTCCCGTCGTCTGCGTGATCGCCTGTTCAAAGAACTGGAAACAGACGTGAGTCTGCGCGTTGACGAAACAGATAGCCCAGATGCGTATGTCGTATCGGGTCGCGGTGAGCTTCACCTCGGTATTCTGATTGAGAACATGCGTCGTGAAGGCTACGAGCTGCAAGTATCCAAACCTGAAGTTATCGTTCGCGAAATCGATGGCGTACGCATGGAGCCAATCGAGCGTCTGATGATTGATGTACCAGAAGAAAGCATGGGTTCCGTTATGGAAAGTCTCGGAACACGCAAAGCTGAAATGGTAAACATGGTGAACAACGGTTCCGGTCAAGTTCGTCTGGAGTTCCTGATTCCAGCACGTGGTCTGATTGGTTATCGTACGTACTTCCTGACACTGACTCGTGGTTACGGTATTATGAACCACGCGTTTGATAGCTATGGTCCACTCGTAGCTGGTCAAGTTGGCGGACGTCACCAAGGCGTACTCGTATCCAGTGAAAATGGTTCTTCCACACTGTACGGTATCCTGTCTGTTGAAGATCGCGGTACACTGTTCGTTGAACCGGGCGCTGAGATCTACGAAGGCATGATCGTTGGTGAGCACACACGTGATAACGATATCGTCGTTAACATCTGTAAAGAAAAACAACTGACTAACGTACGTTCCGCAACAAAAGATGATACCGTCAAAATGAAAACTCCACGTCTGTTCTCTCTGGAGCAAGCACTGGAATATCTGAATGACGATGAATATTGTGAAATTACGCCAAAAGCGATTCGCCTGCGTAAGAAAATCTTGAATAAGAGCGAACGCGAGCGTGCGGAAAAACACCGTAAAACAGCGGAAGCTGGCCGTTAA
- a CDS encoding GNAT family N-acetyltransferase, translated as MKEETHPIHNTNDASRNKIIDYSYRLEQHCPTFVYSVQYQLWEGSVEAVSSEDCKQIPFDFNPYYVQSSTNQSELKLFSHQLSIQLVSASLGWHHISGKPDREFLRRKFEQSWQYDMHNGKKFLLFSSDADWDECIEAVTPIPLTALRRIPFYYQQTDTQRSMPSLPVGYSLEKINAAVIQKSSAYDENYIKTYWGSVENYLQHGFGYAIWYEEEPVCACISIIANDICAEIDIETHKDHRGKGLAQIVAHAFIQECIRRGLYPRWDCLADNDASRKLALKLGFIEGTPYHMWTKAY; from the coding sequence ATGAAAGAAGAGACGCACCCTATACATAATACAAATGATGCATCTAGAAATAAAATCATTGACTACTCCTATCGATTGGAACAGCATTGTCCGACATTTGTCTATTCTGTACAGTATCAGTTATGGGAAGGATCAGTAGAAGCTGTCTCTAGTGAAGATTGTAAGCAGATTCCCTTTGATTTTAATCCGTATTATGTACAGTCTTCCACAAATCAGTCTGAACTAAAGCTGTTCTCACATCAACTGTCTATACAATTAGTATCAGCTTCTCTAGGATGGCATCATATTAGCGGTAAGCCTGATAGAGAATTTCTGCGTCGCAAATTCGAGCAAAGCTGGCAATATGACATGCATAACGGTAAAAAGTTTTTGTTATTCTCGTCAGACGCGGATTGGGACGAATGTATTGAAGCTGTTACTCCTATTCCGCTTACCGCTCTTAGACGAATCCCTTTTTATTATCAACAAACAGATACGCAACGTTCCATGCCTTCATTGCCTGTAGGATATAGCTTAGAAAAAATAAATGCTGCTGTTATTCAAAAAAGTAGTGCATATGACGAAAACTATATTAAGACGTACTGGGGCAGTGTGGAAAACTATCTTCAGCATGGTTTTGGTTATGCCATCTGGTATGAAGAAGAGCCAGTATGCGCTTGTATTTCGATTATTGCTAATGACATCTGTGCAGAGATCGATATTGAAACGCACAAGGATCATCGAGGAAAAGGATTGGCACAGATTGTTGCGCATGCTTTTATCCAAGAATGTATCCGACGTGGTCTATACCCTCGCTGGGATTGTTTGGCTGATAATGACGCTTCACGTAAATTGGCATTGAAACTAGGCTTTATAGAAGGAACGCCATACCATATGTGGACGAAAGCATACTAG
- the thiI gene encoding tRNA uracil 4-sulfurtransferase ThiI, with protein MEQIDRLMLRLGEITLKGKNRGRFEKTIAEHVREVLRPYPQARLQREYGRMYVQTGDVSAEQLIPKLKNIFGIMDIIPVKQTQPELEPIIQAALDLIAEHHLEQETTFKVTARRVWKAFPHSSHELNRLISSPVLREHPLLKVDVRQPQIELRIEVREDAAYIYSQIIPAVGGFPRGSNGKAMLMLSGGIDSPVAGWYAMKRGLEIECVHFHSYPFTSERAKEKVVDLTRVLSGFAGKIKLHVVPFTEIQTAFTTTGQDNLMITLMRRAMLRITTRLAEERKALAIVTGESLGQVASQTLNSMNVIERATELPLLRPLVMQDKDEIIEVAQQIGTYELSILPYEDCCTLFVPRSPATNPNRWIVEKIEEHLDMDVMIARAVEQTELIEITPGMSPVLSAVATTEEQDWF; from the coding sequence ATGGAACAGATTGATCGCCTGATGCTTCGGCTAGGCGAGATCACATTAAAAGGCAAAAACAGGGGACGTTTTGAAAAAACGATTGCTGAGCATGTACGCGAAGTGCTTCGACCGTATCCACAGGCACGATTGCAGCGTGAATACGGCAGAATGTATGTGCAAACTGGCGATGTATCCGCAGAGCAATTGATTCCTAAATTGAAAAATATATTCGGTATCATGGACATCATTCCCGTCAAGCAAACACAGCCAGAATTAGAGCCAATCATTCAAGCGGCGCTTGATCTGATTGCTGAACATCATCTGGAGCAGGAGACGACCTTCAAAGTAACCGCGCGACGGGTATGGAAGGCATTTCCTCATTCGTCCCACGAATTGAATCGGCTGATCAGCTCACCGGTATTGCGTGAACATCCGCTGCTGAAAGTGGATGTGCGTCAGCCACAAATCGAGCTGCGGATTGAAGTACGCGAAGATGCGGCGTACATTTATAGTCAAATTATCCCTGCGGTTGGTGGATTTCCACGCGGAAGCAATGGGAAAGCGATGCTAATGCTGTCCGGTGGGATCGACAGTCCGGTAGCAGGCTGGTACGCGATGAAGCGCGGTCTGGAAATCGAATGTGTGCATTTCCACAGCTACCCATTCACAAGTGAGCGAGCAAAGGAAAAGGTCGTCGACCTTACCCGAGTGTTGTCCGGCTTTGCTGGCAAGATCAAGCTGCATGTCGTGCCATTTACTGAGATTCAAACTGCGTTTACCACAACTGGTCAGGATAATCTGATGATTACACTGATGCGGCGCGCTATGCTGCGTATTACGACGCGTCTAGCAGAAGAACGCAAAGCGCTAGCCATTGTGACTGGCGAAAGTCTCGGTCAGGTAGCAAGTCAGACGCTGAATAGCATGAATGTGATTGAACGCGCAACTGAGTTGCCATTGCTACGTCCGCTAGTTATGCAGGATAAAGACGAGATTATCGAGGTTGCACAGCAGATTGGTACGTACGAGTTATCCATTTTGCCGTATGAAGATTGCTGTACCCTCTTTGTCCCACGTTCACCAGCAACCAATCCGAACCGCTGGATTGTTGAAAAGATTGAGGAGCATTTGGATATGGACGTTATGATTGCGCGCGCTGTAGAACAGACCGAGTTGATTGAAATTACACCAGGCATGTCGCCCGTATTATCCGCAGTTGCTACGACTGAGGAACAGGATTGGTTTTAA
- a CDS encoding PhoH family protein: protein MKKIFVLDTNVLLHDPNAIFAFEENDVIIPAVVLEEIDSKKRNADEIGRNARGVSRSLDALREIGHLHDGVQLESGGTLRVELNHRSFARVQEMFGEITNDNRILAVALNYKMEEDEAHSGRHVVLVSKDVLVRVKADVLGVQTEDYLSDRAAEPNEMYTGYTTFKVHPSVIDEFYSHRFLPVSSLHLSYVLHPNEFVILKDEMGSAKSALLKVSADSSRLEPLFLSNEPVWGIAARNAQQRMALELLLNDDIPLVTINGKAGTGKTLLALAASLSKVEDEQKYKKLLIARPVVPMGKDIGYLPGEKDEKLRPWMQPIYDNLEFLFDTKKAGDIDKILMGLGSIQVEALTYIRGRSIPGQFIIIDEAQNLSRHEVKTIVSRVGEGSKIVLVGDPDQIDHPYLDSISNGLTHVVEHFKQEGISGHITLEKGERSKLAQLAADLL, encoded by the coding sequence ATGAAAAAGATTTTTGTATTGGATACCAATGTGCTTCTTCACGATCCGAATGCCATTTTCGCTTTTGAGGAAAATGATGTGATTATCCCCGCCGTTGTTTTGGAAGAGATTGATTCCAAAAAACGCAATGCCGACGAGATTGGTCGTAATGCCCGTGGTGTCTCCCGTTCATTGGATGCACTGCGTGAAATAGGTCATTTGCATGATGGAGTACAGCTGGAAAGCGGCGGTACGCTCCGTGTGGAATTGAACCATCGCAGCTTTGCTCGCGTGCAGGAAATGTTTGGCGAGATTACAAACGATAACCGCATTTTGGCGGTCGCACTAAACTATAAAATGGAAGAGGACGAAGCCCATAGTGGTCGTCACGTTGTACTGGTTAGTAAGGATGTGCTTGTTCGGGTCAAAGCAGATGTACTTGGCGTACAGACCGAAGATTATTTATCCGACCGTGCTGCCGAGCCGAATGAGATGTATACAGGCTATACAACGTTCAAGGTACATCCATCGGTGATTGATGAATTTTATAGCCATCGGTTTTTGCCGGTATCTTCGTTACATCTCAGTTATGTATTGCATCCGAATGAATTTGTTATTTTAAAAGACGAAATGGGCAGCGCCAAATCGGCATTGCTCAAAGTGAGTGCCGATAGTAGCCGATTGGAGCCGCTATTCCTGAGTAATGAGCCGGTATGGGGCATCGCTGCCCGTAATGCGCAACAGCGGATGGCGCTGGAACTGCTGCTTAATGATGATATTCCGCTCGTAACAATCAATGGGAAAGCAGGAACTGGTAAAACGCTGCTAGCGCTTGCCGCGTCTCTGTCCAAAGTCGAAGACGAGCAAAAATACAAAAAATTGCTGATCGCTCGTCCGGTAGTACCGATGGGGAAAGACATTGGATATCTTCCGGGAGAAAAGGATGAAAAGCTACGTCCGTGGATGCAGCCGATTTACGATAATCTGGAATTTCTATTTGATACGAAAAAAGCTGGCGATATTGATAAAATTCTGATGGGGCTTGGTAGTATTCAAGTGGAAGCACTCACCTATATTCGTGGTCGCTCGATTCCGGGGCAGTTTATCATTATTGATGAAGCACAAAATCTGTCTCGCCACGAAGTGAAAACCATCGTATCCCGTGTTGGTGAAGGTAGTAAAATTGTACTCGTCGGTGACCCAGATCAGATTGACCATCCGTATTTGGATTCCATCAGTAATGGATTAACGCATGTAGTCGAGCATTTCAAACAAGAAGGCATTAGCGGTCACATTACGCTGGAGAAAGGCGAGCGCTCCAAACTCGCTCAACTTGCTGCCGATCTGCTCTAG
- a CDS encoding LCP family protein has product MSTTTGGLPPRAGSKTQKTGAPKSKKKQKKKASGFKRFMQILLIIILLAIVGVMGYAGYLYWQVENMFDGKGGGIGTTPNSGVVDTRVPAKSAKEKPITMMLLGTDYRKETGTRLTDVVMVATLNPDTKSATIVSLPRDTYFQLEGYIPNKLNSYYPKFYAKDKKEGTNNAMQEMQTMLGKYLGVDVDYTTILNFQGFSDVVNAVGGVDVNATMDMCYIDNADGTNINIKKGPQHLDGEKALGYVRYRHSGSGCSPRTQESSDFDRNKRQNEVLNSVVDKIQSFSGVTKLSSIIQSVDDNMETDIEGSQFTNLLTTYWNIPKANIKYMPVTGDWRSPYVYINETELANAKQALQDELNGTATHNDQFDSTSTTESTNSSTSAQ; this is encoded by the coding sequence ATGAGTACGACGACAGGTGGACTGCCGCCGCGCGCGGGGAGTAAGACGCAGAAGACAGGCGCTCCCAAGTCCAAGAAAAAGCAAAAGAAAAAAGCAAGCGGCTTCAAGCGCTTTATGCAAATTCTGCTAATTATCATTCTGCTGGCAATTGTCGGTGTAATGGGTTACGCAGGTTACCTGTATTGGCAGGTTGAAAATATGTTTGATGGCAAGGGCGGCGGGATAGGCACAACGCCGAATAGCGGTGTGGTTGATACGAGAGTGCCAGCGAAATCGGCGAAAGAAAAACCGATTACGATGATGCTGCTTGGAACGGATTATCGTAAAGAAACCGGAACACGTCTCACAGACGTCGTGATGGTCGCTACGCTAAATCCAGATACCAAATCGGCAACGATTGTTTCCTTGCCACGGGATACATACTTCCAGCTGGAGGGCTATATTCCGAACAAGCTCAATTCCTATTATCCGAAGTTTTATGCAAAGGATAAAAAAGAAGGTACCAACAATGCGATGCAAGAAATGCAAACCATGTTGGGCAAATACCTCGGCGTCGATGTAGATTATACAACGATCCTCAACTTCCAAGGCTTCAGTGATGTCGTCAATGCAGTTGGAGGCGTGGATGTGAATGCCACCATGGATATGTGTTATATCGATAACGCCGATGGCACCAATATCAATATCAAAAAAGGTCCACAGCATCTGGACGGCGAAAAAGCGCTCGGTTATGTACGTTACCGTCATTCCGGTAGCGGCTGTAGCCCGCGTACGCAGGAATCCAGCGACTTTGACCGTAATAAACGTCAGAACGAAGTACTGAATTCGGTTGTCGACAAAATTCAGTCGTTCAGTGGTGTAACAAAGCTTAGCTCGATTATCCAATCGGTCGACGATAATATGGAAACCGATATCGAAGGCAGCCAATTTACCAACCTGCTGACTACGTACTGGAATATTCCGAAAGCGAATATCAAGTACATGCCAGTTACTGGTGACTGGCGTAGTCCGTATGTGTATATCAACGAAACCGAGCTTGCCAATGCCAAACAAGCATTGCAGGACGAACTGAACGGTACAGCAACGCATAACGATCAGTTTGATAGCACATCAACAACAGAAAGTACGAACAGCTCAACATCTGCACAATGA
- a CDS encoding TerC family protein, which translates to MDITQATFWLSLLNIIFIDLILAGDNAIVIGLAARKLPQQTQKKAILYGMFGAVIIRIAATVVVVWLLQIPWLLVVGGILLIAIAYKLLTDNDDHNDVKAGTSLWSAVWTIIVADAAMGLDNVIAVAGAANQHIGLVIIGLCISVPIVVWGSTIFIKLTTRFPWIIYVGSAVLAYTASHMITEESRLDSIFGAHTLWSWIFIAAVIIGVLLAGYLRNRQVAGRTSETSE; encoded by the coding sequence ATGGATATTACTCAGGCGACATTTTGGCTTTCCCTACTCAATATTATCTTTATCGACCTGATCCTTGCCGGTGACAATGCCATCGTTATCGGACTAGCTGCACGCAAATTGCCGCAGCAAACACAGAAAAAAGCAATTCTCTACGGTATGTTCGGTGCAGTGATTATCCGTATCGCGGCAACCGTCGTTGTCGTTTGGCTGCTGCAAATTCCGTGGTTACTTGTTGTCGGCGGTATACTACTGATCGCAATCGCCTATAAGCTGTTGACCGATAATGACGATCATAATGATGTCAAAGCCGGTACATCGCTTTGGAGCGCAGTCTGGACGATCATCGTTGCCGATGCGGCGATGGGTCTAGATAATGTCATCGCTGTTGCTGGTGCTGCCAATCAGCATATCGGTCTAGTAATCATCGGTCTGTGTATTAGCGTACCGATTGTTGTATGGGGTAGTACAATCTTTATCAAGCTAACGACCCGTTTCCCATGGATCATTTATGTAGGTAGTGCCGTGCTGGCGTATACCGCTTCGCATATGATCACAGAGGAAAGTCGTTTGGATTCTATCTTCGGTGCTCACACGCTATGGAGCTGGATCTTTATCGCAGCTGTGATCATTGGCGTTCTGCTCGCTGGGTATTTACGTAATCGGCAGGTTGCTGGACGGACAAGTGAAACGAGCGAGTAA
- a CDS encoding lytic transglycosylase domain-containing protein has translation MQIDANTAKQLLEMRYLNASGGGSTDGVDVNTDDTDQLFQMMLDQNLGTSSDAKGSGSSMTTMAKLMSDGTAATVAGNTYGASSTATAGSVDPWQNFDQLPDVDPDSSTLTARLGAVDSSSDLGSLLSSTGIGGADASSAVSNALSSLQGMGGGGASKDTAYNDIIRTASSKYGIPESLIKGIIDVESSFNPNAGSSAGAKGLMQLMDGTAAGLGVSNSFDPAQNIDGGTKYISYQLKRYDNNVKTALAAYNAGPGRLQRLGITNDQELMAKFDQLPKETQRYISKVETAQQKYAL, from the coding sequence ATGCAAATCGATGCAAACACGGCAAAACAGTTGCTGGAAATGCGATATTTGAATGCTTCCGGTGGAGGCAGTACAGATGGGGTGGATGTGAATACCGACGATACTGATCAGCTGTTTCAAATGATGCTGGATCAGAATCTCGGTACATCCAGTGATGCCAAAGGCTCCGGTTCCAGCATGACCACGATGGCAAAATTGATGTCTGACGGTACAGCTGCGACCGTAGCAGGTAACACGTACGGTGCAAGCAGCACAGCGACCGCAGGCTCGGTAGACCCGTGGCAAAACTTTGATCAATTGCCGGATGTAGACCCGGACAGCTCTACTTTGACAGCCCGTCTTGGTGCAGTTGATTCCAGTAGTGATCTGGGAAGCTTATTGTCCTCTACTGGTATTGGCGGAGCAGATGCAAGCAGTGCTGTGAGCAATGCGCTGTCCAGTTTGCAAGGAATGGGTGGCGGTGGTGCAAGCAAAGATACCGCCTACAATGACATTATCCGTACAGCGAGCAGCAAGTATGGCATTCCAGAATCTCTGATTAAAGGGATTATTGATGTGGAATCGTCCTTTAACCCGAACGCCGGATCTTCTGCTGGTGCCAAAGGACTGATGCAGCTGATGGACGGAACCGCAGCAGGTCTGGGTGTAAGCAATTCGTTTGACCCTGCACAAAATATCGATGGCGGAACCAAATACATTTCTTATCAACTGAAGCGTTATGACAATAATGTTAAAACAGCATTGGCTGCGTACAATGCTGGTCCAGGCCGCTTGCAGCGTCTGGGTATTACTAACGATCAAGAGCTGATGGCTAAATTTGATCAGCTGCCAAAAGAAACCCAACGTTACATCAGCAAAGTAGAAACCGCACAGCAAAAATACGCTCTATAA